In one Desulfobulbaceae bacterium genomic region, the following are encoded:
- a CDS encoding CoA-binding protein — translation MLKQFTVVDYGKILKAMRSVAVVGLSPKATRPSHQVAQYLLDHGYTVIPVNPGHDTILGLTCYPDLQSIPGHIDVVDIFRNLNDVPGIVDSAIAVGAKTVWMQLGVVHEAAAAKARSAGLTVVMDRCLKIDHQNLFGG, via the coding sequence ATGCTTAAACAGTTTACGGTTGTTGACTACGGTAAGATTTTAAAAGCGATGCGCAGCGTTGCAGTGGTTGGCTTGTCGCCAAAAGCAACCCGCCCGAGTCATCAGGTTGCTCAGTATCTTCTTGATCACGGCTATACCGTTATACCGGTTAATCCTGGCCACGACACTATTTTGGGATTGACCTGCTATCCTGATCTGCAATCGATTCCTGGCCATATTGATGTTGTCGATATATTTCGTAACCTCAATGATGTGCCTGGAATCGTTGATAGTGCTATTGCGGTAGGGGCAAAAACTGTCTGGATGCAGTTGGGTGTTGTGCATGAGGCTGCCGCCGCCAAGGCGAGGTCTGCAGGCCTTACTGTTGTCATGGATCGATGCCTTAAGATTGATCATCAAAATCTGTTTGGAGGATAA
- a CDS encoding HDOD domain-containing protein: protein MSEKLNEWIQKITDCDFPVFKSTVSSISKVTSTDDASASELASIILRDPSLTAKILKFSNSSYYNLSHSQTSTISRAVVLMGFEVVRDLSLSVAVIESILSSQNQQVVTELMAKSFHAASQARSIAAEKGEANLEEVFIATLMHNIGEMAFWCTAEENDVKEMQKALSECGSAKEAQKKVLGFTLTELSRALVEQWGLSPQLSEAFRKDDKTSSLMQSMALGEEIAETVPSGWDTDAATKVYRKVAAQLNLSSRESKTLVKEAAQKAAKVATLYGIPTIAKLIPGFESTIESPDDKPGEIVKFPDPDPLVQLKVLRELSGLIKTNPDLNLILEILLEGIHRGIGMDRAIFALYVPLRSQIRAKYAVGVNAEELHNSFSVNVGDMTSNPFSEALFDGAASMWLNYSSWQRYSVHIGKSIFDMLGTKEFFISPVIINGRPIGLFYADRLPSKRALDKTSFESFDHFAHQASFSIELISNRMASHKTA from the coding sequence ATGTCAGAGAAGCTTAACGAATGGATACAAAAAATCACAGATTGTGACTTTCCTGTTTTCAAATCAACAGTGAGTTCAATCTCCAAAGTCACTTCAACCGACGATGCATCCGCCAGTGAACTGGCTTCAATAATTCTGCGCGATCCGTCCCTGACCGCCAAAATCCTTAAATTTTCCAACAGTTCTTACTACAACTTATCACACAGTCAAACCTCGACGATATCCAGAGCTGTTGTCCTGATGGGTTTTGAAGTCGTTCGTGACCTCAGCCTCTCTGTGGCCGTTATCGAATCAATACTTAGCAGCCAAAACCAACAGGTAGTCACTGAATTAATGGCAAAATCATTTCACGCAGCATCCCAAGCACGTTCGATCGCCGCCGAAAAAGGTGAAGCCAATCTGGAGGAGGTTTTCATCGCCACGCTCATGCACAATATTGGCGAAATGGCCTTCTGGTGTACAGCTGAAGAAAACGATGTTAAGGAGATGCAAAAAGCCCTTTCGGAGTGTGGTTCTGCCAAGGAGGCACAAAAAAAAGTTCTCGGCTTCACACTTACAGAGTTAAGCCGCGCACTCGTAGAGCAATGGGGGCTAAGCCCACAGCTTTCTGAGGCCTTCAGAAAAGATGACAAAACCTCATCGCTTATGCAATCTATGGCCCTTGGCGAAGAGATTGCGGAAACCGTTCCCTCTGGCTGGGACACTGACGCGGCAACAAAGGTCTATCGCAAAGTTGCAGCACAACTCAACCTGAGTTCCCGGGAGAGTAAAACCCTGGTCAAAGAAGCCGCACAAAAAGCTGCAAAAGTTGCCACTCTCTATGGAATTCCAACTATTGCTAAACTCATCCCCGGCTTCGAATCGACGATTGAATCCCCAGACGATAAACCGGGTGAGATCGTCAAATTCCCGGATCCCGACCCCCTGGTGCAGTTGAAAGTCCTGCGTGAACTTTCCGGCCTGATCAAAACGAATCCGGATCTTAATCTCATTCTTGAAATACTCCTCGAAGGTATTCACCGTGGCATCGGAATGGATCGGGCCATATTCGCCCTCTATGTCCCGCTTCGCTCACAAATCCGGGCCAAATATGCAGTTGGCGTCAATGCAGAAGAGCTGCACAACAGTTTCTCTGTCAACGTCGGAGATATGACCAGCAACCCCTTTTCTGAGGCCCTCTTTGACGGTGCGGCCAGCATGTGGCTCAACTATAGTTCCTGGCAGCGCTATTCAGTACACATCGGCAAGTCAATTTTCGATATGCTTGGCACAAAGGAGTTTTTTATATCCCCGGTCATAATCAACGGTCGACCAATCGGGCTGTTTTACGCCGACAGGCTACCCAGCAAAAGAGCCCTTGACAAGACAAGCTTTGAAAGTTTTGACCATTTCGCTCATCAGGCTTCTTTCAGTATTGAGCTGATAAGCAATAGAATGGCCAGCCATAAAACAGCCTGA
- a CDS encoding CooT family nickel-binding protein yields MSIILEKNDQKEKIMDNAARLEVTADGIQINTLFEPPQLVAGVVLKEIDFLDGVVTLVQR; encoded by the coding sequence ATGAGTATAATACTTGAAAAAAACGATCAGAAAGAAAAAATCATGGATAATGCCGCCAGACTTGAAGTTACGGCTGACGGCATACAGATAAACACCCTCTTTGAGCCCCCTCAGCTCGTAGCCGGAGTCGTTCTCAAGGAGATCGACTTTCTTGACGGGGTGGTCACGCTCGTGCAGAGATAA
- a CDS encoding HAD hydrolase-like protein, protein MPDLKLVIFDCDGVMFDSKNANLEYYNHILARFGHPPMSDEELDYVHAHHVEDSVRQIYRNYPDDYRKADEYRKQLDYTPYLRHMLIESDLIEFLRFLKPRFNTAISTNRSSTMKTVLDMFNLAEHFQMVVTALDVDNPKPHPEALHKILAHFKCTVEESIYIGDSQIDRQHTEAVGMRMIAFKNQALAAEFHVSSFMEIVTLGILR, encoded by the coding sequence ATGCCTGACTTGAAACTTGTAATTTTTGACTGTGATGGCGTCATGTTTGACTCCAAAAATGCAAATCTTGAATATTATAATCACATTCTGGCCAGGTTTGGTCATCCCCCGATGTCTGATGAAGAGCTGGACTATGTCCATGCCCACCATGTTGAGGATTCTGTTCGCCAGATTTATAGAAATTACCCGGATGATTATAGGAAAGCAGATGAGTACAGGAAGCAGCTTGATTATACGCCGTATTTAAGACACATGCTCATTGAGTCGGATTTGATCGAGTTTTTGCGGTTTTTAAAACCCCGATTCAACACAGCCATCAGCACGAATCGCTCCAGCACAATGAAAACTGTGCTGGATATGTTTAATCTTGCCGAGCATTTCCAGATGGTAGTAACAGCTCTTGATGTTGATAACCCAAAACCTCACCCGGAAGCGCTCCACAAGATATTAGCGCACTTTAAGTGTACTGTTGAGGAATCAATATATATAGGTGATTCTCAAATTGACAGGCAGCATACTGAGGCGGTTGGAATGAGGATGATTGCCTTTAAAAACCAAGCACTTGCAGCTGAGTTTCATGTCTCCAGTTTTATGGAAATTGTCACTCTTGGGATACTGCGCTAA